One genomic segment of Chitinophaga sancti includes these proteins:
- the yajC gene encoding preprotein translocase subunit YajC: protein MLNILLMGAPGGTQGGSGGMVQLLFFGGMILVMWLFMIRPQTKKAKAQKDFISNLREGDKIVTIAGIHGKINKFNDNNTVKIEVSAGTYLTIERSAISMEYTTAQQKAAEPAAK from the coding sequence ATGCTTAACATTTTACTGATGGGTGCTCCGGGTGGAACCCAGGGAGGTAGCGGTGGTATGGTGCAGCTGCTGTTTTTTGGTGGTATGATCCTGGTGATGTGGTTATTCATGATCCGTCCTCAGACAAAAAAAGCTAAAGCACAGAAAGATTTTATCTCCAACCTGAGAGAAGGTGATAAAATCGTCACCATTGCTGGTATACACGGTAAGATCAATAAATTCAATGATAACAATACCGTTAAGATCGAAGTTAGCGCAGGTACTTACCTGACTATCGAACGTTCTGCAATCTCAATGGAATATACCACTGCTCAGCAGAAAGCTGCTGAACCAGCTGCTAAATAA
- a CDS encoding SWIM zinc finger family protein: MPCSISCAIVKCRRESFSLSFCTCPSFQSRSYLCSHSSGITPMVPSFSNRCGCLCTKAFCRSTNATGISP, translated from the coding sequence TTGCCTTGCAGCATCTCCTGTGCGATAGTAAAATGCAGGCGGGAGAGTTTCAGCTTATCTTTCTGTACCTGTCCCAGTTTCCAGAGCAGGTCATATTTATGCAGCCATTCTTCGGGGATCACACCGATGGTACCATCTTTCAGTAACAGGTGTGGTTGCTTGTGCACCAAAGCTTTCTGCAGGTCTACCAATGCAACGGGGATATCGCCGTAG
- a CDS encoding DUF1573 domain-containing protein, with product MKKVFYLLACSTLLLGACGGNNQSSKKGAGTPVTEIKKGTPTISFEEMEHSFGNVVEGEKVEYSFKFTNTGDAPLVITDATSSCGCTIPDWPKEPIQAGKSSYLKVAFNSAGKSGFTTKQIVLHANTTPALVQGPTIICTVVKQ from the coding sequence ATGAAGAAGGTATTCTACCTGCTAGCCTGCAGTACCCTCCTCCTGGGAGCCTGCGGCGGCAATAATCAAAGCAGTAAAAAAGGGGCCGGTACACCCGTTACCGAAATTAAAAAGGGTACCCCCACCATCTCTTTCGAAGAAATGGAACATAGCTTCGGTAATGTCGTGGAAGGTGAAAAAGTAGAGTATTCATTCAAATTTACTAACACTGGCGATGCGCCGCTGGTCATTACAGACGCTACCTCCAGCTGTGGCTGCACCATCCCGGATTGGCCAAAAGAACCAATCCAGGCCGGAAAAAGCAGTTACCTGAAAGTAGCATTTAACAGCGCAGGCAAGTCCGGCTTCACTACAAAGCAGATCGTACTCCATGCCAATACCACTCCAGCGCTGGTACAGGGACCAACGATCATTTGTACCGTGGTAAAACAATAA
- the coaE gene encoding dephospho-CoA kinase (Dephospho-CoA kinase (CoaE) performs the final step in coenzyme A biosynthesis.): MLKIGITGGIGSGKSTVCKIFSLLGIPVYYADDAAKEIMHTDTLLKASIIQHFGEDMYDENGQLQRAALGKIVFNDKDKLELLNSLVHPATIRHSEEWADKQQAPYIIKEAALLFESGSFAYLDRIIGVTAPQTLRILRVMKRDNVSREDVLARMYKQIEEPIKMKLCDYVIHNDEQQMVIPQVLALHAKLLELAGA, from the coding sequence ATGTTAAAAATAGGTATTACAGGAGGCATCGGCTCCGGCAAGAGTACTGTATGCAAGATCTTCTCCCTGCTTGGTATCCCCGTATACTATGCGGACGATGCCGCTAAAGAGATCATGCATACTGACACGCTCCTCAAAGCCAGTATCATTCAGCACTTCGGCGAAGACATGTACGACGAAAACGGCCAGCTGCAACGCGCTGCCCTGGGCAAAATTGTCTTTAATGATAAAGACAAACTGGAACTGCTCAATTCCCTCGTACATCCCGCCACCATCCGGCATAGCGAAGAATGGGCCGACAAACAGCAAGCCCCTTATATCATTAAGGAAGCTGCCCTCCTGTTCGAATCCGGTTCCTTCGCCTACCTGGACAGGATCATTGGCGTGACCGCCCCTCAGACCCTGCGCATTCTCAGGGTCATGAAGCGTGACAACGTCTCCCGCGAGGATGTGCTGGCACGTATGTACAAACAAATCGAAGAACCCATCAAAATGAAATTGTGTGACTATGTCATTCACAATGATGAACAACAGATGGTCATACCTCAGGTACTCGCCCTCCATGCTAAATTGCTGGAACTGGCAGGCGCCTAA
- the nusB gene encoding transcription antitermination factor NusB, translating to MQTLYALETMEPGTIKPGTATSLLNEKLDQTSQIFTYLLYCLTQVAQYAEIDAQQRASKHLPSAEDLTVNTKIAGNEFIFQIINDKGFQVNLETWKLKHIPEQDMLRKLYHILVASEIYQTYIQEPSRDKKAEKEIIEYIYKEILSKEELFLQHMEDTFLHWGDDAEMMSLLIANYMHKPHLFNFLQLISREKLEYARDLLLTVLDKKDYCLELIKPKLQNWDPERIAAVDMLLMEMGVCEFLFFPTIPTKVTINEYIDLAKAYSTPQSGQFVNGILDNILKDLDAAHQIKKIDRNKK from the coding sequence GAGAAGCTGGACCAGACCAGTCAGATCTTTACCTATTTATTATATTGCCTTACTCAGGTAGCGCAATATGCGGAAATAGACGCACAACAACGTGCTTCTAAACATCTTCCCTCAGCCGAAGACCTGACCGTAAACACCAAAATTGCAGGCAACGAGTTCATTTTCCAGATTATTAATGATAAAGGATTCCAGGTAAACCTGGAAACCTGGAAGCTCAAACACATTCCGGAACAGGATATGCTGCGTAAGCTCTATCACATCCTGGTAGCCTCTGAAATCTATCAGACTTATATCCAGGAACCTTCCCGCGATAAAAAGGCTGAAAAAGAAATTATCGAATACATCTATAAGGAAATACTTAGCAAAGAGGAACTCTTCCTTCAGCACATGGAAGATACCTTCCTGCACTGGGGTGACGACGCAGAGATGATGTCCCTGCTCATTGCTAACTACATGCACAAACCTCACCTGTTCAACTTCCTTCAGCTCATCAGCAGAGAAAAACTGGAATACGCCAGGGATCTCCTGCTTACCGTACTGGACAAGAAGGATTACTGCCTTGAACTCATCAAGCCAAAATTACAGAACTGGGATCCTGAGCGTATTGCCGCTGTCGATATGCTGCTGATGGAAATGGGCGTGTGCGAATTCCTCTTCTTCCCAACTATTCCTACCAAGGTAACAATCAACGAATATATAGATCTGGCCAAAGCCTACAGTACGCCACAAAGCGGACAGTTCGTAAACGGCATACTCGACAATATCCTGAAAGACCTGGATGCGGCTCACCAGATAAAGAAAATAGACCGTAACAAAAAATAA